TCGGTCGCCCCGATCAGGCTGTGGATCTGGTACGACACCGAACCGGACGTCCCGGCCGCGGCCAGGAACGTCCCCGGCACGGGCTTGATCTCCGGGCGGCCGTCCGTCGCCGCGGTGATGGCGGCGCTCACCGTTGCGACCTGCCCTCCTCCGAGCTCGTTGGTGAGCGTGACCGAGAGAGCGGAAATACCGAGCGCGGTGTCCGGAACGGTCACGTTGAAGGTCACGGCGCCCGACGAGTTCGCGGGAACGGTCAGGTTCCCGGTGGCGGGTGAGACGAGCATCGGGAACTGGCCCTGAGCCGACGCCGTGAACGACAGATTCGCCGGGGCGCCGCGGGAGAGCACGACCATCTGGAGCTGGTGCGTCGAGTTGCGCGCCAAGGTCGCGCCCGGCAGCACGGCGGTGACGTGGGCCGGCGGAATCCAGTCGAGGGCGCGAGCGGAGGCCGGCGCGAGGCACGCCAGGATCAGCAGCGTCCCACCGAATGCGGCGCGAAGAATGAAACGGGGGCCGGCGGTTCGCGCCGGCCCCCCCCAGAGCTTGTTGCTCAACCGGACTCCTTACTTCAGCAGCGTGATCTTCGAATCTTCCCGGTACGTGGAGCCGACCTGCAGACGGGCGTAGTAGTTGCCCGAGCCGGCGCCGCGTCCCGCGTCATCCCGCCCGTCCCACACGACCGGGTACGGTCCGGGCTGCTGCGTGCCGTTCACCAGCGTCCGAACGAGCCGCCCGCTCACATCGTAGATCTTGAGGCTCACGTTCTGGGATCCCGCGTTCCTCGGAATGATGTAGAGGAGCTTCACGATCGGGTTCGCCGGATTCGGCCCCGCGTTGACGAAGTGGAACTTCTCCGGATCCAGTCCGCGAGCGAACGACGCCGCGGCCGCCGGAATCGTCGCCGACGCGTCGAGCCGGTACGTGGCCGGGGTCGAGACGCGGTTCGCGGTGTTGTCGAGGATCGAGCCGTTGAAGCTCAGCACCTGCACCGAGAACGGACGCGGATCCTTGGCGCCCTGGCCGTTGCCCGGGGCCGGCGGAACGTTGAACACGATTCTCGGATTCAGGCCCGTGAAGTCGTCGTTGAACGCGACGATTTCGCCCGTCTTGTCATAGAGGAACATGAGGAGATCGGGGTCGTTCCGTCCGTCCAGCGTGCCCACGTGGTTCGCGGTCAGCGTGAGCTGGCTTCCCGGAGCCGCCGTGAACGTGAAGAAGTCCGAATCGCCGGCCATCCCGAGCGCCTCGGCACGATTCACCACCGGCAGGGTCACCGGAGTGGCCTCGTCCTTCGGACCGCCGTTCGGCTCATCCGCCCCTTCCGCGATGCCCGAGTACACCACGTTCGAGGGGAGGCTCCGATTGCCGTTCTTGTCCACGGCGCGCGTCGCATAGATCTGAGGCGGAGTCGCCGGAGCACCGGGCACGAGCTTGATGCTCTTCGCGCCCGCACCGGCCGACGTCACGGTCGACCACGTTCCCGGAGCGCCGGTATTGCGCACGACCAGCTCGATCGCATCGAGCGAGTTGCCCGGCAGCGGGAAGTTGTCCATCCGGATGTCGCTCGGCTTTCCGTACGTGAACTCGGTGTGCGCCAGCATGCGGTTTCCACCCAGATTCGTGGTGGCCGCGATCCCCATCTCGCTCGGGTCGGTCTGGCAGCGCATGATGACCGTGAAGTTCCGGTCGACGATGATGCCCGAGGTCAACGGATTCCCCGTCACGACGTAGGAGTTCAGGTACTGCCCGCGCTCCAGCGTGACGAAGTCCATCCGGATGAACGGGAAGTTGGCCGGGAAGCCCGGCGTGGTCGCCTGGTTCGGGAATCCGATCACCC
The window above is part of the Candidatus Eisenbacteria bacterium genome. Proteins encoded here:
- a CDS encoding FlgD immunoglobulin-like domain containing protein, producing the protein GQSSVDLQSVATHEYGHYFSLDHTSVFGCTMIPFIQNNTSQRTLELDDRQGNASVYPEANFATDFGTISGTVTNGFTGAAIFGAHVEALLLPTGNPANTISILSGELTLRNGQGDWTIRGLPPGDYAVRIVPLDGVNTTAADANIGGPYAGIDIGFEPEFWNGASESADGFVDIANQFTPITVTAGGAVTGINIQTNTYAGRLNIAQHGQFENVVGFTSNASLAVRFDPPFDAPYTINQIEFPSFTFNGIPAPFTRVRLCPLDQATGLPNLAAPLVDIAPYAGSANGNNVIPINLAGTPGETYFWVIGFPNQATTPGFPANFPFIRMDFVTLERGQYLNSYVVTGNPLTSGIIVDRNFTVIMRCQTDPSEMGIAATTNLGGNRMLAHTEFTYGKPSDIRMDNFPLPGNSLDAIELVVRNTGAPGTWSTVTSAGAGAKSIKLVPGAPATPPQIYATRAVDKNGNRSLPSNVVYSGIAEGADEPNGGPKDEATPVTLPVVNRAEALGMAGDSDFFTFTAAPGSQLTLTANHVGTLDGRNDPDLLMFLYDKTGEIVAFNDDFTGLNPRIVFNVPPAPGNGQGAKDPRPFSVQVLSFNGSILDNTANRVSTPATYRLDASATIPAAAASFARGLDPEKFHFVNAGPNPANPIVKLLYIIPRNAGSQNVSLKIYDVSGRLVRTLVNGTQQPGPYPVVWDGRDDAGRGAGSGNYYARLQVGSTYREDSKITLLK